The following proteins are encoded in a genomic region of Iodidimonas sp. SYSU 1G8:
- the frr gene encoding ribosome recycling factor has product MAEEDVDLGDIERRMQGAVEVLATEFGGLRTGRASASLLDPIVVDVYGSAMPINQVGTVSVPESRMISVQVWDRANVSAVDKAIRNSGLGLNPAVDGTLVRIPIPELNQERRAELSKVAGRYAEQAKVAVRNVRRDGMDLLKRLEKGGDISQDDQKLYGDEIQDMTDRMVKRIDEMLASKEKDIMQV; this is encoded by the coding sequence ATGGCTGAGGAAGACGTAGACCTGGGCGACATCGAGCGCCGCATGCAGGGCGCCGTGGAAGTTCTTGCCACCGAGTTTGGCGGTTTGAGGACAGGCCGGGCCTCGGCCTCGCTGCTCGACCCCATCGTCGTCGATGTCTACGGATCGGCGATGCCGATCAACCAGGTCGGCACGGTCAGCGTGCCGGAATCCCGCATGATCAGCGTGCAGGTCTGGGACCGGGCCAACGTCTCGGCCGTCGACAAGGCGATCCGCAATTCGGGTCTGGGCCTCAATCCCGCCGTCGACGGCACGCTGGTGCGTATACCGATTCCCGAGCTCAACCAGGAACGGCGCGCCGAGCTGAGCAAGGTCGCCGGCCGTTATGCCGAGCAGGCGAAGGTCGCGGTCAGAAACGTGCGGCGCGACGGCATGGATCTGTTGAAGCGGCTCGAAAAGGGCGGGGATATCAGTCAGGATGATCAGAAGCTGTATGGCGATGAGATCCAGGACATGACCGACCGCATGGTGAAACGCATCGACGAGATGTTGGCGAGCAAAGAAAAGGACATCATGCAGGTCTGA